A window of the Halichoerus grypus chromosome 2, mHalGry1.hap1.1, whole genome shotgun sequence genome harbors these coding sequences:
- the ZNF608 gene encoding zinc finger protein 608 isoform X4: protein MQLEGKGQLDPIQTVDPLFTVPAPPPPISSSLTPPILPSYFPPSSSNIAAPVEQLLVRTRSVGVNTCEVGVVTEPECLGPCEPGTSVNLEGIVWHETEEGVLVVNVTWRNKTYVGTLLDCTKHDWAPPRFCESPTSDLEMRGGRGRGKRARSAAAAPGSEASFTESRGLQNKNRGGANGKGRRGSLNASGRRTPPNCAAEDIKASPSSTNKRKNKPPMELDLNSSSEDNKPGKRVRTNSRSTPTTPQGKPETTFLDQGCSSPVLIDCPHPNCNKKYKHINGLRYHQAHAHLDPENKLEFEPDSEDKISDCEEALSHVALECSEPSTSLSAYEQVKAPVSPGSGHPPGTPKGKRELMSNGPGSVISSKAGKNSGKKKGLHSELNNLPVISNMTAALDSCSAADGSLAAEMPKLEAEGLIDKKNAGDKEKGKKANNCKMDKNLSKLKTARPIAPAPAPAPAPPQLIAIPTAAFTSTTTGTIPGLPSLTTTVVQATPKSPPLKPIQPKPTIMGEPITVNPALVSLKDKKKKEKRKLKDKEGKESGSPKLDAKLGKLEDAKGAGKDLSGHFLKDHLSKSEGLANGLSESQESRMASIKAEADKVYTFTDNAPSPSIGSSSRMECSTLVNGQAPMAPLHVLTQNGAETSAAKTSSPAYSDISDAADDGGSDSRSEGMRSKASSPSDIISSKEGVVKGHPSATAQSSQMKESHSPYYHGYDPYYSPSYMHPGQVGAPATGNGGSTQAMKIKKESEEDAEKKDKAEQLDAKKVDHTSAPLQPQHQSVITQRHPALAQSLYYGQYAYGLYMDQKSLMASSPAYRQQYEKYYEDQRLAEQKMAQAGRGDCDRKNELPLKELGKEDSKQKNLPSATISKAPSTPEPNKTHSKLGPPVPNKTEETGKSQLLPSHQQHLQADSFKAKQMENHQLIKEAVEMKSVMDSMKQTGVDPTSRFKQDPDSRTWHHYVYQPKYLDQQKSEELDREKKLKEDSPRKTPTKEGGVPSLPVSLTSIKEEPKEAKRPDSQSLEEGKLKNDDGKTPVNWKDSRGARVAVSSPMSQHQSYIQYLHAYPYPQMYDPSHPAYRAVSPVLMHSYPGAYLSPGFHYPVYGKMSGREEAEKVNSSPSINTKTTTESKALDLLQQHANQYRSKSPAPVEKATAEREREAERERDRHSPFGQRHLHTHHHTHVGMGYPLIPGQYDPFQGLTSAALVASQQVAAQASASGMFPAQRRE from the exons GTGTTCTAGTGGTCAATGTCACGTGGAGGAACAAAACTTACGTAGGGACCCTACTGGACTGCACCAAGCACGACTGGGCCCCTCCCAG GTTCTGTGAGTCCCCGACCAGCGACCTGGAGATGAGAGGGGGCCGGGGCCGAGGGAAGAGAGCCAGGTCTGCCGCGGCGGCTCCCGGCTCGGAGGCCAGCTTCACCGAGTCCAGAGGGCTGCAGAACAAGAACAGAGGGGGGGCCAATGGGAAGGGGAGGCGGGGCAGCCTCAACGCCAGCGGGCGAAGGACACCCCCAAATTGCGCGGCTGAGGACATCAAagccagcccctcctccaccaacaaaaggaaaaacaaaccccCGATGGAGCTGGACCTGAATTCCAGCTCCGAGGACAATAAGCCTGGGAAGCGCGTCCGCACGAATTCCAGAAGCACTCCGACAACTCCTCAAGGGAAACCAGAGACTACTTTTTTGGACCAAGGCTGCTCCTCTCCAGTGTTAATcgactgcccccaccccaactgcAACAAAAAGTACAAGCACATTAACGGCCTGAGGTACCACCAGGCTCACGCACACTTAGACCCAGAGAACAAGCTGGAGTTTGAGCCTGACAGCGAGGACAAGATCTCGGACTGCGAGGAGGCGTTGAGTCACGTGGCACTCGAGTGCAGCGAGCCCAGCACAAGCCTTTCGGCTTACGAGCAGGTGAAGGCGCCCGTGTCGCCCGGCTCCGGGCACCCCCCTGGCACCCCCAAGGGGAAGAGAGAGCTAATGAGCAATGGTCCGGGTTCTGTCATCAGCTCTAAAGCGGGCAAGAACTCTGGCAAAAAGAAGGGCCTTCACAGTGAGCTGAACAACCTCCCGGTGATCTCCAACATGACGGCCGCCCTGGACAGTTGCTCGGCGGCAGACGGCAGCTTGGCCGCGGAGATGCCCAAACTGGAAGCAGAAGGCTTGATCGACAAGAAGAATGCGGGCGACAAAGAAAAGGGCAAGAAAGCCAACAACTGCAAAATGGACAAAAACCTCTCTAAACTTAAAACTGCCCGGCCCatcgcccccgcccccgcgcccgcccccgcgcccccgcaaCTCATCGCCATACCCACTGCAGCCTTTACGAGCACCACCACGGGGACCATCCCTGGACTGCCTTCCCTCACCACGACTGTCGTGCAGGCCACACCAAAGAGCCCTCCGTTGAAACCCATTCAGCCAAAGCCCACGATTATGGGGGAGCCCATCACCGTGAACCCAGCTCTTGTGTCcctcaaagacaaaaagaagaaggagaagcggAAGCTTAAGGACAAAGAAGGGAAGGAGTCGGGGAGCCCCAAGCTGGATGCCAAGCTGGGCAAACTCGAGGACGCCAAGGGGGCGGGGAAAGATTTATCTGGGCATTTTTTAAAGGACCACCTCAGCAAGAGTGAGGGGCTGGCTAACGGACTGTCGGAGTCTCAGGAGAGCCGGATGGCTAGCATCAAAGCCGAGGCCGATAAGGTTTACACTTTCACGGACAACGCCCCCAGCCCGTCCATAGGCAGCTCCTCGAGGATGGAGTGCAGCACTTTGGTGAACGGCCAGGCGCCCATGGCCCCGCTGCACGTGCTCACCCAGAACGGCGCAGAGACGTCCGCGGCCAAGACCAGCAGCCCCGCCTATTCGGACATTTCCGATGCGGCGGACGACGGTGGTTCCGACAGCCGGTCGGAGGGCATGCGGTCCAAGGCCAGTTCCCCGTCAGACATCATTTCCAGTAAGGAGGGTGTTGTCAAAGGGCATCCTTCGGCTACAGCACAATCATCTCAGATGAAAGAGTCCCATTCTCCCTACTACCATGGTTACGACCCTTACTATTCTCCAAGTTACATGCACCCCGGGCAGGTCGGAGCCCCTGCCACTGGGAACGGCGGGAGCACACAGGCCATGAAGATCAAGAAGGAATCTGAGGAGGAtgcagaaaagaaagacaaggcAGAGCAGCTGGATGCCAAGAAGGTGGACCATACCTCGGCACCCTTGCAGCCTCAGCACCAGTCGGTGATCACACAGAGGCACCCGGCCCTGGCGCAGTCCCTTTACTACGGCCAGTACGCCTACGGGCTCTATATGGACCAGAAGTCCCTGATGGCCAGCAGCCCTGCCTATAGACAGCAGTACGAGAAGTACTATGAGGACCAGAGGCTGGCAGAGCAGAAAATGGCGCAGGCTGGCAGAGGAGATTGCGACAGGAAGAATGAGCTCCCCTTGAAAGAGCTGGGCAAGGAGGACAGTAAACAGAAAAACCTGCCATCTGCCACAATCTCAAAAGCTCCCTCTACCCCGGAGCCTAACAAAACCCATTCTAAACTAGGGCCGCCAGTGCCTAATAAAACTGAGGAGACAGGTAAATCACAGCTTCTCCCCAGTCACCAGCAGCACCTTCAGGCCGACAGCTTCAAAGCTAAGCAGATGGAAAACCACCAGCTTATTAAGGAGGCTGTAGAAATGAAATCTGTCATGGACTCTATGAAGCAGACAGGTGTAGACCCAACCTCGAGATTTAAACAA gATCCAGATTCAAGGACATGGCATCATTATGTATACCAGCCCAAATACCTGGATCAGCAAAAGTCAGAAGAGCTTGAtagggaaaagaaattaaaagaggatAGTCCCAGGAAGACCCCCACTAAGGAAGGGGGTGTGCCCAGCCTTCCTGTATCACTAACGAGCATTAAAGAGGAGCCCAAAGAGGCCAAGCGTCCTGATTCTCAGTCCCTGGAGGAGGGCAAGCTGAAAAATGATGATGGGAAGACGCCTGTGAACTGGAAGGACTCTCGGGGAGCGAGAGTGGCGGTGTCCTCACCCATGAGTCAGCATCAGTCCTACATACAGTACTTGCATGCTTATCCTTACCCACAGATGTATGACCCCAGCCACCCTGCATACCGGGCTGTCTCTCCCGTCCTAATGCACAGTTACCCTG GGGCCTATCTCTCTCCGGGATTTCATTATCCTGTTTACGGGAAGATgtcagggagagaagaggcagagaaagtcaatagCAGCCCTAGCATCAACACGAAAACAACGACGGAATCGAAAGCCCTGGACTTGCTCCAACAGCACGCCAACCAGTACCGTAGCAAGTCTCCCGCC CCCGTGGAGAAGGCGACCGCAGAGCGGGAACGGGaggcagaaagggagagggacCGTCACTCCCCCTTCGGGCAGCGGCACCTGCACACGCACCACCACACCCACGTTGGCATGGGGTACCCGCTAATCCCTGGTCAATATGACCCTTTCCAAG GCTTGACCTCCGCTGCCCTTGTTGCCTCTCAGCAGGTGGCTGCCCAGGCATCTGCATCAGGAATGTTTCCTGCACAAAGAAG agAATAA